One window of the Cryptomeria japonica chromosome 7, Sugi_1.0, whole genome shotgun sequence genome contains the following:
- the LOC131027083 gene encoding hydroxycinnamoyltransferase-like codes for MAEEAAETIVKVRTMCMVKPTIPPPTQTMFLSNLDLFWIGVDKVQSLFFYKLSPLIKYPSVIQGLKKSLPSILVYFYPLAGRLITGEWGRTEVDLTDGGVVFKEASASVQFEDMEKDGFRRKPFFEKLAPEVDLSADENHSKPLLSIQVTAFEGSGICIGTTVHHFVADVNSFHYFMKSWAECSRGHPIAKPPQHDRTVFKRESKISPSISHIAHDITSSGERQAKLFKFVPGDSQSQHKNTSGFENEVKSEDSLQKRSDLIYSTFCFTEEIIQELKQQSRASSSFVAVAAQYWRCVIRARELPQEEAVFFGLLADCRGRVKPPLLPTYFGNCVSPGLAKTRAHTLINADISFAADVIQQLISSSTEEAHINHLIDWVESCNRHLLREAGWKYGTGAVSSPRFPLYDTDHGWGKPADVQRGDDCDIGSMVLSPPKDGGKSIMVSTCLPQHQMDLLHRLLFPGTLEI; via the exons ATGGCAGAGGAAGCAGCAGAAACCATTGTGAAAGTGAGGACAATGTGTATGGTAAAACCGACCATCCCACCCCCAACGCAAACAATGTTCCTCTCCAATCTTGATCTTTTTTGGATAGGCGTCGATAAAGTTCAAAGCCTTTTCTTCTACAAACTCTCTCCTTTAATCAAATACCCTTCAGTAATACAAGGTCTAAAGAAAAGCCTCCCTTCGATTCTGGTGTATTTCTATCCTCTAGCTGGTCGCCTGATAACAGGAGAATGGGGCAGAACAGAGGTTGATTTGACTGACGGAGGAGTGGTATTTAAGGAGGCCTCGGCCAGTGTACAGTTTGAAGACATGGAAAAAGACGGGTTTCGGCGTAAGCCCTTTTTCGAAAAGCTTGCCCCAGAGGTCGATCTCTCTGCAGATGAAAACCATAGTAAACCGCTTCTGTCGATACAG GTCACAGCATTTGAGGGGAGCGGGATTTGCATCGGAACCACCGTTCATCACTTTGTAGCGGATGTGAATTCTTTCCACTATTTCATGAAATCGTGGGCAGAGTGTAGCAGAGGCCATCCCATTGCGAAACCTCCTCAGCACGACAGAACAGTCTTCAAACGAGAAAGTAAGATCTCCCCATCGATTTCCCACATAGCCCACGATATCACAAGCAGTGGGGAAAGACAGGCCAAGCTTTTCAAGTTTGTACCTGGCGATTCACAGTCACAGCACAAAAACACATCTGGTTTCGAGAACGAGGTAAAAAGCGAAGACTCTCTTCAGAAAAGGAGCGATCTGATATACTCGACGTTTTGTTTTACGGAAGAGATAATACAAGAGCTGAAACAACAAAGCAGAGCTTCGAGCTCTTTTGTTGCAGTGGCTGCTCAGTATTGGAGATGCGTAATTAGAGCTCGTGAGTTACCGCAGGAAGAGGCCGTTTTCTTCGGATTGTTGGCTGATTGCAGGGGACGTGTTAAGCCCCCTCTTCTTCCAACTTATTTTGGAAACTGTGTCTCTCCAGGTTTGGCGAAGACTAGAGCCCACACGCTCATCAATGCCGACATCTCCTTCGCTGCTGATGTTATCCAGCAACTCATCAGTTCCTCCACCGAGGAAGCCCATATCAATCATCTGATTGACTGGGTTGAATCCTGTAACAGACATCTTTTGAGAGAAGCCGGTTGGAAATACGGAACGGGGGCCGTGAGCTCTCCAAGGTTTCCATTGTACGACACGGACCATGGATGGGGGAAGCCTGCGGATGTGCAGAGAGGAGACGATTGTGATATTGGAAGCATGGTTTTGTCACCTCCAAAAGATGGAGGAAAAAGCATCATGGTCTCAACCTGCCTTCCTCAACACCAGATGGACCTCTTACATCGCCTTCTGTTTCCAGGTACACTGGAAATTTAA